In Homo sapiens chromosome 11, GRCh38.p14 Primary Assembly, one DNA window encodes the following:
- the OMP gene encoding olfactory marker protein (intronless open reading frame) yields the protein MAEDRPQQPQLDMPLVLDQGLTRQMRLRVESLKQRGEKRQDGEKLLQPAESVYRLNFTQQQRLQFERWNVVLDKPGKVTITGTSQNWTPDLTNLMTRQLLDPTAIFWRKEDSDAIDWNEADALEFGERLSDLAKIRKVMYFLVTFGEGVEPANLKASVVFNQL from the coding sequence ATGGCGGAGGACAGGCCGCAGCAGCCGCAGCTGGACATGCCGCTGGTCCTGGACCAGGGCCTGACCAGGCAGATGCGGCTACGCGTGGAGAGCCTGAAGCAGCGCGGGGAGAAGCGCCAGGATGGGGAGAAGCTGCTGCAGCCAGCGGAGTCTGTGTACCGCCTCAACTTCACCCAGCAGCAGCGGCTACAGTTCGAGCGCTGGAATGTCGTGCTGGACAAGCCGGGCAAGGTCACCATCACAGGCACCTCGCAGAACTGGACGCCTGACCTCACCAACCTCATGACACGCCAGCTGCTGGACCCCACTGCCATCTTCTGGCGCAAGGAGGACTCGGATGCCATAGATTGGAATGAGGCCGACGCCCTGGAGTTTGGGGAGCGCCTGTCGGACCTGGCCAAGATCCGCAAGGTCATGTACTTCCTCGTCACCTTTGGCGAGGGTGTGGAGCCCGCCAACCTCAAGGCCTCCGTGGTTTTTAACCAGCTCTGA